The following are from one region of the Halorussus rarus genome:
- a CDS encoding GNAT family N-acetyltransferase codes for MEYALVGWPDDGPRLRLDHREFSYAGKFVMSNTGKAVVRDPEAEASDHGDDAPVADDGTQVADADWIADDRIVGAIAFNGDRTDPATAWLRYVTVRRDRRGDGLGARLARFATERLRERGYDRVQIAVNNPFAFHALSKAGFGSAGEETGLAELVMVAPAERTRERYQSGLDVYREREGLSTVEREFLTAKAGVDPPDAVPDPEQRFCGGKPDGQVGHRG; via the coding sequence ATGGAGTACGCGCTGGTCGGGTGGCCGGACGACGGGCCCCGACTCCGGCTCGACCACCGCGAGTTCAGCTACGCCGGGAAGTTCGTGATGTCGAACACCGGGAAGGCGGTGGTCCGCGACCCCGAGGCCGAGGCGTCGGACCACGGCGACGACGCGCCGGTCGCGGACGACGGCACCCAGGTCGCGGACGCCGACTGGATAGCGGACGACCGAATCGTCGGCGCCATCGCGTTCAACGGGGACAGGACCGACCCGGCGACGGCGTGGCTCCGGTACGTGACCGTCCGGCGGGACCGCCGCGGCGATGGATTGGGGGCGCGGCTCGCGCGGTTCGCGACCGAGCGCCTCCGCGAGCGGGGCTACGACCGGGTACAGATCGCGGTGAACAACCCCTTCGCCTTCCACGCGCTCTCGAAGGCCGGGTTCGGCTCCGCCGGCGAGGAGACGGGGCTAGCGGAGCTGGTCATGGTCGCGCCCGCCGAGCGCACGCGGGAGCGGTACCAGTCCGGCCTCGACGTCTACCGCGAGCGCGAAGGGCTCTCGACCGTCGAACGGGAGTTCCTGACGGCAAAGGCCGGAGTGGACCCGCCCGACGCGGTCCCCGACCCCGAGCAGCGGTTCTGCGGCGGGAAACCGGACGGACAAGTGGGCCACCGGGGTTAA
- a CDS encoding class I SAM-dependent methyltransferase codes for MSHAGDVATFDRASRFYDWFSPSPDPAEFREALSFAERDVERVLDVGGGTGRGASALDARERIVADAAPGMTRQARRNGFEAVRADAARLPFADESVDAVLVVDALHHFGDPEAAVAEAARVLRPGGVLVVREIDPASPVGRVVEWGEHAYGFDSTFFPPADLGRLVAVAGLDAKFRSSGFEYTVVGRLPGTE; via the coding sequence ATGAGTCACGCGGGCGACGTCGCGACCTTCGACCGCGCTTCCCGGTTCTACGACTGGTTCTCGCCGTCCCCGGACCCCGCGGAGTTCCGGGAAGCCCTCTCGTTCGCGGAGCGGGACGTCGAGCGCGTCCTCGACGTGGGCGGGGGTACCGGCCGGGGCGCGAGCGCGCTCGACGCTCGCGAGCGAATCGTCGCCGACGCCGCGCCGGGGATGACCCGGCAGGCCAGACGGAACGGTTTCGAGGCGGTCCGGGCCGACGCCGCCCGGCTTCCGTTCGCCGACGAGAGCGTCGACGCCGTGCTCGTCGTGGACGCGCTCCACCACTTCGGCGACCCCGAGGCCGCGGTCGCGGAGGCCGCGCGAGTCCTGCGTCCCGGCGGCGTGCTCGTCGTCCGCGAGATCGACCCGGCGTCGCCGGTCGGCCGGGTCGTCGAGTGGGGCGAACACGCCTACGGCTTCGACTCGACGTTCTTCCCGCCCGCGGACCTCGGCCGCCTGGTCGCGGTCGCGGGCCTCGACGCCAAGTTCCGGTCGTCGGGGTTCGAGTACACCGTCGTAGGGCGGTTGCCCGGAACCGAGTGA
- a CDS encoding helix-turn-helix domain-containing protein encodes MPRARLTVTLPADTWIASLSKAYPDAVFRVVATLGGEETGVALVELVTDDPVPVVTDIERQPDVTDLALLWKRDDEALLQVETADPLPLAPVWRAGVPLRLPFEIRDGRTTWETTTTDERLSAFGEALVEAGVEFDVEHVRRVDATPADRLLTDRQLEVLRAAVELGYYETPRTATLTEVAESLGVTTATASDVLHRAEGKLVDWFLDEAAPDVR; translated from the coding sequence ATGCCACGGGCCAGACTAACCGTCACGCTCCCGGCGGACACGTGGATCGCCTCGCTGTCGAAAGCCTACCCCGACGCCGTCTTCCGGGTCGTCGCCACCCTCGGCGGCGAGGAGACCGGGGTCGCGCTCGTCGAACTGGTGACCGACGACCCGGTCCCGGTCGTGACCGACATCGAACGCCAGCCGGACGTGACCGACCTCGCGCTCCTCTGGAAGCGCGACGACGAGGCGCTGCTCCAGGTCGAGACCGCGGACCCGCTGCCGCTCGCCCCGGTCTGGCGGGCGGGCGTGCCCCTCCGGCTGCCGTTCGAGATCCGGGACGGGCGGACGACGTGGGAGACCACGACCACCGACGAGCGGCTGTCGGCGTTCGGCGAGGCGCTCGTCGAGGCGGGCGTCGAGTTCGACGTCGAGCACGTCCGGCGAGTCGACGCGACCCCGGCCGACCGCCTCCTGACCGACCGCCAGCTCGAGGTGCTCCGGGCCGCGGTCGAACTGGGGTACTACGAGACGCCCCGGACCGCGACGCTCACCGAGGTCGCCGAGTCGCTCGGCGTCACGACGGCGACCGCCAGCGACGTCCTCCACCGGGCCGAGGGGAAGCTGGTCGACTGGTTCCTCGACGAGGCCGCGCCGGACGTGCGGTGA
- a CDS encoding DUF3054 domain-containing protein, which produces MSNAEGLFRSRVERSSGAALLALGDLLVLVGFLIVGELRHGVDPIRQPLVVADTVAPFLVGWIVASFAAGAYAPGATRTVKSAVVRAVAAWVPAAAIGLLLRSTELFHGQSPLSFALVVTGVGVVSFSLWRAAVALLR; this is translated from the coding sequence ATGAGCAACGCCGAAGGGCTGTTCCGGTCGCGGGTGGAGCGCTCGTCGGGCGCCGCGCTGCTCGCGCTCGGGGACCTGCTGGTGCTGGTCGGCTTCCTGATCGTGGGCGAGCTCCGCCACGGCGTGGACCCGATTCGGCAACCCCTCGTTGTCGCCGACACCGTGGCGCCGTTCCTCGTCGGCTGGATCGTCGCGTCCTTTGCAGCCGGCGCGTACGCTCCCGGCGCCACTCGCACCGTCAAGTCGGCGGTCGTCCGCGCGGTGGCCGCCTGGGTGCCCGCGGCCGCCATCGGACTGCTGCTCCGGTCGACCGAGCTCTTCCACGGCCAGTCGCCACTGTCGTTCGCGCTGGTCGTGACCGGTGTGGGCGTCGTCTCCTTCTCGCTCTGGCGCGCGGCGGTGGCGCTCCTGCGCTGA
- a CDS encoding CoA-binding protein encodes MPVESDAELRELLGMERVAVVGCSSTPGKDAHEIPKYLLERGYEVIPVNPTADEIFGRTAYDSLADVEETVDVVDVFRPSDEVSGIVDEALARDDVKVVWTQLGIADDEAAARAEDAGLRVVQDKCIKVEHQRLVA; translated from the coding sequence ATGCCCGTAGAGAGCGACGCCGAACTGCGCGAACTGCTCGGGATGGAGCGCGTCGCGGTCGTCGGCTGCTCGTCCACGCCCGGCAAGGACGCCCACGAGATACCCAAGTACCTGCTGGAGCGCGGGTACGAGGTGATCCCCGTCAACCCCACCGCCGACGAGATCTTCGGCCGGACCGCCTACGACTCGCTGGCCGACGTCGAGGAGACGGTCGACGTCGTGGACGTGTTCCGGCCGAGCGACGAGGTCTCGGGCATCGTCGACGAGGCGCTCGCCCGCGACGACGTGAAGGTCGTCTGGACGCAGCTCGGCATCGCCGACGACGAGGCGGCCGCACGCGCCGAGGACGCCGGCCTCCGGGTCGTCCAGGACAAGTGCATCAAGGTCGAGCACCAGCGGCTGGTCGCCTGA
- a CDS encoding HAD family hydrolase produces MTDADVAAVFLDLDDTICTHPGSTADRLADAFEAAGVDPFFDVADFRRWLPEVTADSAVELRERCFTGIADERGRSCDDALAVARAYEDPDPTDVEFLPGAESALDALGASHDLALVTNGDRETQTAKLAALDIADRFDAATFTEPGGPVKPDPDHFRRTLSAMDLAADRAVHVGNSLRSDVAGAHAAGLTSVWLEQADATAEFSPHYTIASMHDLRDPPWV; encoded by the coding sequence ATGACCGACGCGGACGTCGCTGCCGTCTTTCTCGACCTCGACGACACCATCTGCACGCATCCCGGGTCGACCGCCGACCGGCTCGCCGACGCCTTCGAAGCCGCGGGCGTCGACCCGTTCTTCGACGTCGCCGACTTCCGGCGGTGGCTCCCGGAGGTGACCGCCGACTCCGCGGTCGAACTGCGCGAGCGGTGCTTCACCGGCATCGCCGACGAACGGGGTCGGAGCTGTGACGACGCGCTCGCGGTGGCCCGGGCCTACGAGGACCCCGACCCGACCGACGTCGAGTTCCTGCCCGGCGCGGAGTCTGCGCTCGACGCGCTGGGCGCGAGCCACGACCTCGCGCTGGTGACCAACGGCGACCGCGAGACCCAGACCGCGAAGCTGGCGGCGCTCGACATCGCCGACCGGTTCGACGCCGCGACGTTCACCGAGCCCGGCGGGCCGGTCAAGCCCGACCCGGACCACTTCCGCCGCACCCTCTCGGCGATGGACCTCGCGGCCGACCGGGCGGTCCACGTCGGCAACTCGCTTCGCTCGGACGTGGCCGGCGCCCACGCCGCCGGCCTGACCTCGGTGTGGCTCGAGCAGGCCGACGCGACCGCGGAGTTCTCCCCGCACTACACCATCGCGTCGATGCACGACCTGCGCGACCCGCCCTGGGTCTGA
- a CDS encoding DHH family phosphoesterase gives MASSIASNTTELLVVVSAAMLFVGGLAFYVIQSLLHRDDGDDFESFEELRRIVSAQDHLAVVLPAGASIDALAAGLGFQAVCREFGVTAKLFAEGELTSEDSKTFCNLFDLDPAPVGGADPSISDCDAAVVIGGAGAIPGVASIPVVAVIRHRQLTDESALTITRPEDGATSTTVTELVRRAAFTPNQHVATALLYGIRAGTGEFRRPTGGNDHRAAGYLHSFADLGRVEELHAPSISDESFDVIGDAIINRERRSSFAVTNVGLVPTVSALEEAASTLLRVEGVTTAAVFGVHDETIVISCQTDDVRMNAVDVLEEAFDDTYDVAGNADASLIRVPLGIFSATGISENETLDELIDLSGRKALFDAFESA, from the coding sequence ATGGCCTCCTCCATCGCGAGCAACACCACGGAACTACTGGTCGTTGTCAGCGCCGCCATGCTCTTCGTCGGCGGCCTCGCATTCTACGTGATCCAATCGCTGCTCCACCGCGACGACGGGGACGACTTCGAGTCGTTCGAGGAGCTCCGGCGCATCGTGTCCGCCCAGGACCACCTCGCGGTGGTCCTCCCCGCTGGCGCGTCGATAGACGCGCTGGCGGCGGGCCTCGGCTTCCAGGCGGTCTGCCGGGAGTTCGGCGTCACCGCCAAGTTGTTCGCCGAGGGCGAGCTGACGAGCGAGGACAGCAAGACCTTCTGCAACCTCTTCGACCTCGACCCGGCGCCGGTCGGCGGCGCGGACCCGAGCATCTCCGACTGCGACGCCGCGGTCGTCATCGGCGGGGCCGGCGCGATTCCGGGCGTCGCGTCGATCCCCGTCGTCGCCGTCATCCGTCACCGACAGCTGACCGACGAGAGCGCACTGACAATCACGCGACCCGAGGACGGGGCGACGTCGACGACGGTCACCGAGCTCGTCCGGCGCGCGGCGTTCACCCCGAACCAGCACGTCGCGACCGCGCTGCTGTACGGCATCCGGGCCGGGACCGGGGAGTTCCGCCGCCCCACGGGAGGGAACGACCACCGGGCCGCGGGCTACCTCCACTCGTTCGCCGACCTCGGCCGGGTCGAGGAGCTCCACGCGCCGAGCATCAGCGACGAGTCGTTCGACGTCATCGGCGACGCCATCATCAACCGGGAGCGCCGGTCGAGCTTCGCGGTCACGAACGTCGGGCTGGTCCCGACGGTCAGCGCGCTCGAGGAGGCCGCGAGCACGCTGCTCCGCGTCGAGGGCGTCACGACGGCGGCGGTGTTCGGCGTCCACGACGAGACCATCGTCATCTCGTGTCAGACCGACGACGTCCGGATGAACGCGGTCGACGTCCTCGAGGAGGCCTTCGACGACACCTACGACGTGGCCGGGAACGCCGACGCCTCCCTGATACGCGTCCCGCTCGGGATATTCTCCGCGACCGGCATCTCTGAGAACGAGACGCTCGACGAACTCATCGACCTCAGCGGGCGGAAGGCCCTCTTCGACGCGTTCGAGAGCGCATAG